One window of the Acidimicrobiales bacterium genome contains the following:
- a CDS encoding ABC transporter permease — protein sequence MATPVIDRVVRPASRPFRSASTLAEGLFDQLAFYARVLRGLPEAARHRNEIVALVSDVAIGAGALVVGGGMFFVVFANTFFTGTEVGLEGFKGLQQVGAQAFTGIISSLANTREITPLVAGIAMAAQVGAGYTASLGAMRVSEEIDALEVMGVDSFVYLVGTRLWAALIALIPIYLAALFASYLASQLIVTKFFTLSGGVYQHYFNLFLPPQDLFFSFIKAFFFVVAVVLIHCYYGYYATGGPAGVGVAAGKAIRSSIIVIVLLNLLGSLIFFGGQGTARIVG from the coding sequence GTGGCCACACCCGTCATCGACCGCGTCGTCCGCCCGGCGAGCCGACCGTTCCGCAGTGCCAGCACGCTGGCCGAGGGCCTCTTCGACCAGCTGGCGTTCTACGCCCGGGTGCTCCGGGGTCTGCCGGAGGCGGCGCGCCACCGGAACGAGATCGTGGCGCTCGTGTCCGACGTGGCGATCGGCGCGGGAGCGCTCGTCGTTGGTGGCGGCATGTTCTTCGTCGTGTTCGCCAACACGTTCTTCACCGGCACCGAGGTCGGACTGGAGGGGTTCAAGGGGCTCCAGCAGGTCGGTGCCCAGGCCTTCACGGGCATCATCTCCTCGCTGGCCAACACCCGGGAGATCACGCCGCTCGTGGCCGGCATCGCCATGGCCGCCCAGGTCGGCGCGGGCTATACCGCGTCGCTCGGCGCCATGCGCGTGTCAGAGGAGATCGATGCCCTCGAGGTCATGGGCGTCGACAGCTTCGTGTACCTCGTGGGGACGCGACTGTGGGCGGCCCTGATCGCCCTCATCCCCATCTACCTGGCGGCTCTCTTCGCCAGCTACCTGGCCAGCCAGCTCATCGTCACCAAGTTCTTCACGCTGTCGGGCGGCGTCTACCAGCACTACTTCAACTTGTTCCTCCCGCCCCAGGACCTGTTCTTCTCGTTCATCAAGGCCTTCTTCTTCGTGGTGGCGGTGGTGCTCATCCACTGCTACTACGGCTACTACGCCACGGGAGGACCGGCGGGCGTCGGTGTGGCCGCGGGCAAGGCCATCCGCTCGTCGATCATCGTCATCGTGCTGCTCAACCTGCTCGGCTCGCTCATCTTCTTCGGCGGCCAGGGCACCGCGAGGATCGTCGGATGA